One window from the genome of Aquabacterium sp. A3 encodes:
- a CDS encoding MBL fold metallo-hydrolase: MKNPYFNPAKRHHRPDGFQNNYQSFRGKKLGELLRWRWQAWRAGHPQPLREPIPVVAPDLAFIHGNAQAGLHMQPAATWIGHITVLLQVGGLNILTDPVFSERCFPVQWAGPKRHTPPGLSLAQLPRIDVVLLSHNHYDHMDEHSLVTLAAQRGGPPLFITPLGHKHWFARRGIHHVIELDWWDTHVINATERNHRIPVTLTPAQHWSARTATDALRSLWGSFVVRSPDCHVFFSGDTAYSKDFIDIRQHFAREHTPANGGGFDLALLPIGAYEPRWFMKDQHCNPEEAVQIFQDLGCKQAIAVHWGTFQLTDEALDEPPRELRRSCAAASLPDGVFQAIAVGSSIHVKPRQRSN, encoded by the coding sequence GTGAAGAACCCCTACTTCAACCCCGCCAAGCGGCACCATCGCCCAGATGGCTTCCAGAACAACTACCAGTCGTTCCGGGGCAAGAAGCTGGGCGAGTTGCTGCGTTGGCGCTGGCAGGCCTGGCGGGCGGGGCACCCCCAACCGCTGCGTGAGCCCATTCCCGTGGTGGCGCCCGATCTGGCCTTCATCCACGGCAATGCTCAGGCCGGGCTGCACATGCAGCCCGCCGCCACCTGGATTGGGCACATCACCGTGCTGCTGCAGGTGGGTGGGCTCAACATCCTGACCGACCCGGTGTTCTCTGAGCGGTGCTTTCCGGTGCAATGGGCCGGCCCCAAGCGGCATACCCCACCGGGCTTGTCACTGGCGCAGTTACCGCGCATCGACGTGGTGCTGCTGTCGCACAACCATTACGACCACATGGACGAGCACTCGCTGGTCACCCTGGCCGCGCAACGTGGCGGCCCGCCGCTGTTCATCACCCCGCTGGGCCACAAGCACTGGTTTGCGCGCCGGGGCATCCACCATGTGATTGAGTTGGACTGGTGGGACACGCATGTGATCAACGCCACCGAGCGAAACCACCGCATCCCGGTGACGCTGACACCTGCCCAGCACTGGTCGGCCCGCACCGCCACCGATGCCCTGCGCAGCCTCTGGGGCAGCTTTGTGGTGCGATCACCCGATTGCCATGTGTTTTTCTCGGGCGACACGGCTTACTCCAAGGACTTTATCGACATTCGCCAGCACTTTGCACGTGAACACACACCTGCAAACGGCGGCGGTTTCGACCTGGCCTTGCTGCCGATCGGCGCTTACGAGCCGCGCTGGTTCATGAAAGACCAGCACTGCAACCCCGAAGAGGCCGTGCAGATCTTTCAAGACCTGGGCTGCAAACAGGCCATCGCGGTGCACTGGGGCACATTTCAGCTGACGGATGAGGCGCTGGATGAGCCGCCGAGGGAACTGAGGCGTTCCTGCGCGGCGGCGTCACTGCCAGACGGCGTTTTTCAAGCCATCGCGGTAGGGTCGTCGATCCACGTCAAGCCTAGACAACGCTCCAACTAG